A part of Candidatus Binatia bacterium genomic DNA contains:
- a CDS encoding methyltransferase domain-containing protein: MEHRSSVLSYHPLERLRIPRPVERISYVAGRCAGMRVLDLGALDETVVTRSQHSSWKWLHREVARTAREVLGVDSSEELRAAGGMTTDAGTRIVHGRVDEIDGLVREFRPDLVLAGELIEHTPDTLGWLSRVAAAAPGARLVVTTPNATSILNIALAFVRRENQHEDHLHTYSYKTLTTLARRLGLQGATLTPYYYHSEQFRGRVGSAVIPLIVAIDYLVLMPIQWLFPLTAFGFVLEGRFAGDATGTGDAPRRS; encoded by the coding sequence CTCGAAAGGCTCCGCATCCCGAGGCCGGTCGAGAGGATCTCGTACGTTGCCGGTCGCTGCGCCGGCATGCGCGTGCTCGATCTCGGCGCCCTCGATGAAACCGTCGTCACCAGATCCCAGCACTCGTCGTGGAAATGGCTCCATCGCGAAGTGGCGCGTACTGCGCGCGAAGTGCTCGGCGTCGACTCGAGCGAGGAGCTGCGGGCAGCCGGCGGCATGACGACGGACGCCGGAACGCGGATCGTCCACGGGCGCGTCGACGAAATCGACGGTCTGGTCCGCGAATTCCGGCCCGATCTCGTGCTGGCCGGAGAGTTGATCGAGCACACGCCGGACACCCTGGGCTGGCTTTCGCGGGTAGCTGCCGCGGCGCCCGGAGCCCGGCTTGTCGTCACGACGCCCAACGCCACGTCGATCCTGAACATCGCGCTGGCGTTCGTACGACGCGAGAACCAGCACGAGGACCATCTTCACACCTATTCGTACAAAACCCTGACGACGCTGGCGCGCCGCCTCGGCCTGCAGGGCGCGACCCTTACGCCGTACTATTACCACTCGGAGCAGTTTCGCGGCCGCGTCGGGAGCGCCGTCATTCCGCTGATCGTCGCGATCGACTATCTCGTGCTGATGCCAATCCAGTGGCTGTTCCCGCTGACGGCCTTCGGGTTCGTGCTCGAAGGTCGTTTTGCCGGCGACGCGACCGGCACGGGCGACGCGCCGCGACGTTCGTGA
- a CDS encoding nitronate monooxygenase family protein yields MKTRITEMFGIEHPIIQGGMHYVGYAEMAAAVSNAGGLGIITGLTQPTPEELAREIQRCHDMTSKPFGVNLTILPMFVTPPYDEYMRVIIEGGVKIVETAGRSPEPFMPTLKKAGVKVIHKCTSVRHSLKAERIGCDAVSVDGFECAGHPGEDDVPGLVLLARAAEELSIPYVASGGMANGRSLVAALALGADGMNMGTRFIATVEAPVHPNVKRALVEADELSTRLIMRPLRNTERVLTNAAVEKIREIEKEKGGAVTIEDIRPLVAGTQNRKVLQDGEMDAAAWSCGMVAGLIHDIPTCKELIERIVREAEEILRGKLMPAFA; encoded by the coding sequence ATGAAGACCCGCATCACCGAGATGTTCGGCATCGAGCACCCCATCATCCAGGGCGGCATGCACTACGTGGGCTATGCGGAGATGGCCGCGGCCGTATCGAACGCCGGCGGCCTCGGCATCATCACGGGCCTGACCCAGCCGACACCCGAAGAGCTCGCCCGGGAAATCCAGCGCTGCCACGACATGACGAGCAAGCCGTTCGGCGTGAACCTCACGATCCTGCCGATGTTCGTGACACCGCCGTACGACGAGTACATGCGCGTGATCATCGAAGGCGGAGTCAAGATCGTCGAGACCGCGGGCCGCAGCCCCGAGCCGTTCATGCCGACGCTGAAGAAGGCCGGCGTCAAGGTGATCCACAAGTGCACGTCGGTGCGCCATTCGCTCAAGGCCGAGCGCATCGGCTGCGACGCAGTCAGCGTCGACGGCTTCGAGTGCGCCGGACATCCGGGCGAAGACGACGTGCCGGGCCTCGTGCTGCTCGCCCGCGCCGCAGAGGAGCTGTCGATCCCGTACGTTGCCTCCGGCGGCATGGCCAACGGGCGCAGCCTGGTGGCCGCCCTGGCCCTCGGTGCCGATGGAATGAACATGGGTACGCGCTTCATCGCGACGGTCGAGGCGCCGGTGCATCCGAACGTCAAGCGCGCGCTCGTCGAGGCCGACGAGTTGTCGACGCGCCTGATCATGCGCCCGCTGCGCAACACCGAGCGCGTGCTGACCAACGCCGCCGTCGAGAAGATCCGCGAGATCGAAAAGGAGAAGGGCGGAGCGGTGACGATCGAAGACATCCGCCCGCTGGTCGCCGGCACCCAGAACCGCAAGGTGCTGCAGGACGGCGAGATGGACGCTGCCGCCTGGAGCTGCGGCATGGTCGCAGGCCTGATCCACGACATCCCGACCTGCAAGGAGCTGATCGAGCGCATCGTGCGCGAGGCCGAGGAGATCCTGCGCGGCAAGCTGATGCCCGCGTTCGCGTGA
- a CDS encoding SgcJ/EcaC family oxidoreductase gives MSHFTTRKSILLASGFVVALGLSPLAATPAHAFGLGGGTTADVKNTKHIRELYDNFVKEWNKHDVKAMASHWAIDGDHVEPDGTIAKGRDEVTALLQKQHSSVFKNSTLKLTVRSVWIMADTVALVDGTYELSGAVLPDGTAIPPREGMLTSVLILERGNWSIAASRLMIPTVLPYKPKTAAAAAAPAAAAPAEPAPAKK, from the coding sequence ATGAGCCACTTCACGACCCGCAAATCCATTCTGCTGGCTTCCGGTTTCGTCGTTGCCCTCGGCCTTTCGCCGCTGGCCGCGACTCCCGCCCATGCTTTCGGTCTCGGCGGCGGCACCACGGCCGACGTCAAGAACACGAAACACATCCGCGAGCTCTACGACAACTTCGTCAAGGAGTGGAACAAGCACGACGTCAAGGCGATGGCCTCGCACTGGGCCATCGACGGCGACCACGTCGAGCCCGACGGAACCATCGCCAAGGGCCGCGACGAAGTGACCGCACTGCTGCAGAAGCAGCACTCCAGCGTCTTCAAGAATTCGACGCTCAAGCTCACCGTGCGCTCGGTATGGATCATGGCCGACACCGTCGCGCTCGTCGACGGCACGTACGAGCTGTCCGGCGCCGTGCTTCCCGACGGCACCGCAATCCCGCCGCGCGAAGGCATGCTGACCTCGGTGCTGATCCTCGAACGCGGAAACTGGTCGATCGCCGCCAGCCGCCTGATGATCCCGACCGTGCTGCCCTACAAGCCCAAAACCGCCGCCGCCGCGGCCGCGCCCGCAGCTGCAGCCCCGGCCGAACCCGCCCCGGCGAAGAAGTAA
- a CDS encoding cache and HAMP domain-containing protein, translating to MSSMRNKLVLASAAVTLPPLIALGWYGGSRIERVLRQDGLHSLEVRIAGISAQIERYLAGVDGDLLLLADTPALAQYLLASDSGDTTLIDATRKNLSLAFVRLSEIRGNYYQIRYFDSSGAERLRVDRDKDVTVVVAPDKLETRRATPDFAAALKLPKGEVMISPVELNREKGTLEDKPRPVLRYSTSVFDNTSRRRGVLVIGVAMDPVLQMVAAAPEAGETLLVTDPGGAYLSHPEQKKLFGSERDLATGENLTKDSPELGPKILAATDVFKDEGAELLTLAKPIPIPGVPHGGLGFLVDQMPTSILYAKASELRTVFNWLTVMALALALAFGLIVAQWVTGPIVTLTEAVDRMSKGDLDSPIASVSDDETQKLANAVERLRKSMKLMLDKYS from the coding sequence ATGAGCAGTATGCGCAACAAGCTCGTGTTGGCATCGGCCGCCGTCACGCTGCCTCCCCTCATCGCCCTGGGGTGGTACGGTGGCAGCCGAATCGAGCGTGTCCTTCGGCAGGACGGCCTGCATTCGCTCGAAGTCCGCATCGCGGGCATCTCCGCTCAGATCGAACGCTACCTGGCCGGCGTAGACGGAGACCTGCTGCTGCTGGCCGACACGCCGGCCCTCGCGCAGTACCTGCTCGCGTCCGACAGCGGCGATACGACGCTGATCGATGCCACGCGCAAGAACCTCTCGCTCGCGTTCGTCCGCCTCTCGGAAATCCGCGGCAACTATTACCAGATCCGCTACTTCGACAGTTCGGGCGCCGAACGGCTGCGCGTCGATCGCGACAAGGACGTCACCGTGGTGGTCGCGCCCGACAAGCTCGAGACGCGCCGGGCCACTCCCGATTTCGCCGCGGCGCTCAAGCTGCCCAAGGGCGAGGTGATGATCTCGCCGGTCGAGCTCAATCGCGAGAAGGGAACGCTCGAAGACAAGCCGCGGCCGGTCCTGCGTTACAGCACGTCGGTGTTCGACAATACGTCGCGGCGCCGCGGCGTCCTCGTGATCGGCGTTGCGATGGACCCGGTGCTCCAGATGGTCGCGGCCGCGCCCGAAGCCGGTGAGACTCTACTCGTCACCGATCCCGGCGGCGCTTACCTGAGCCATCCCGAGCAGAAGAAACTGTTCGGCAGCGAGCGCGACCTCGCAACCGGCGAGAACCTCACCAAGGACTCCCCGGAGCTCGGACCGAAGATCCTGGCCGCCACCGACGTGTTCAAGGACGAAGGTGCCGAGCTGCTGACGCTGGCCAAGCCGATTCCGATTCCCGGAGTGCCGCACGGCGGGCTCGGCTTCCTCGTCGACCAGATGCCGACGTCGATCCTCTACGCGAAGGCTTCGGAGCTGAGGACGGTCTTCAACTGGCTGACGGTGATGGCGCTCGCGCTGGCGCTGGCATTCGGTCTGATCGTCGCGCAGTGGGTGACGGGCCCGATCGTGACGCTGACTGAGGCGGTGGATCGCATGAGCAAGGGCGATCTCGACTCGCCGATCGCCTCCGTGTCCGATGACGAGACCCAGAAGCTCGCGAACGCCGTCGAGCGGCTGCGCAAGTCGATGAAGCTCATGCTCGACAAATACTCCTGA
- a CDS encoding DUF1329 domain-containing protein, whose protein sequence is MKLLPCSDGPSLVRSGLCAVLLAAAPVVLAQETGGAPKAGTAPTEQDYDMLRKLLGVQAPPTREAAPPPAAAPAPQVEPQPSVVVPEPGVEQEPGPSRKTPYPKARPKPRPLPVAPTPSRRAPEEAGRPSAAPAPAVAATAPAPAFISPDVPPPGTVVQSSNLDRWKDFISPSIAWAVRRGAKLPVVANEPIPMEPARAEATQRYSPQVRLSDDKSYMLDYVAGVPFPFVQTDDPDAGIKMILNWDARVVNDDFDIRNFGCQTGSIGSSTGPTGSSTGSTGGNTGMDVERAYITGHFRRLYYVSRFYSDPKPTWTNPEGIRYREMLHPLLEPFDLKGSGFTYNRFLDPRRQDDSWLYFPQQKRVRRLSTAQRSEGVFGQDIDLDSYGGYGGNPAWTQWRLLGTKTIIATMHGRKMPAEWLPPPNDFLHDDTWEPRDVWVLEGRSRLPGYAFGSRVIYVDRESFIIPYTEIFDLQGRLWKGLVQDWVYRDKVRPESKYSVPYKRILLSGVELFDMQLNHATRCQFPDASFKNEDGWYMNVGDQEGTTEQAFDVASFIGEGR, encoded by the coding sequence TTGAAACTCCTGCCTTGCAGCGACGGTCCTTCGCTCGTGAGATCCGGCCTTTGCGCCGTGCTTCTCGCCGCCGCTCCCGTGGTCCTCGCCCAGGAGACCGGCGGCGCGCCGAAGGCCGGCACCGCGCCGACCGAGCAGGACTACGACATGCTGAGGAAGCTCCTCGGCGTGCAGGCGCCGCCGACACGTGAAGCCGCACCGCCGCCGGCGGCCGCACCAGCGCCGCAAGTGGAGCCGCAGCCTTCGGTCGTCGTTCCTGAGCCGGGCGTCGAGCAGGAGCCGGGGCCGTCGAGAAAAACTCCGTACCCGAAGGCAAGGCCCAAGCCGCGGCCGCTTCCGGTGGCGCCTACGCCGTCGCGAAGGGCTCCCGAAGAGGCTGGCAGGCCGAGTGCCGCGCCGGCGCCCGCTGTTGCAGCAACGGCGCCCGCTCCCGCGTTCATCTCGCCCGACGTGCCGCCGCCTGGAACGGTCGTCCAGAGCAGTAACCTCGATCGCTGGAAGGATTTCATCAGCCCGTCGATCGCATGGGCCGTGCGGCGCGGCGCCAAGCTCCCGGTGGTCGCGAACGAGCCGATCCCGATGGAGCCCGCGCGCGCCGAGGCGACGCAGCGCTACAGCCCCCAAGTGCGACTGTCCGACGACAAGTCGTACATGCTCGACTACGTCGCCGGCGTTCCGTTCCCGTTCGTGCAGACCGACGACCCCGACGCCGGCATCAAGATGATCCTCAACTGGGATGCGCGCGTCGTGAACGACGACTTCGACATCCGCAACTTCGGTTGCCAGACGGGGTCGATCGGCAGCAGCACGGGACCGACCGGCAGCAGCACGGGCTCGACCGGCGGCAACACCGGCATGGACGTCGAGCGCGCCTACATCACCGGCCATTTCCGTCGCCTGTACTACGTCTCGCGATTCTACAGCGACCCGAAGCCGACGTGGACCAATCCCGAAGGCATCCGCTACCGCGAGATGCTGCATCCGCTGCTCGAACCGTTCGACCTGAAGGGCTCGGGCTTCACGTACAACCGCTTCCTCGACCCCCGTCGCCAGGACGACTCGTGGCTGTATTTCCCTCAGCAGAAGCGCGTGCGTCGCCTGAGCACGGCACAGCGCTCCGAAGGCGTGTTCGGCCAGGACATCGACCTCGACAGCTACGGCGGCTACGGCGGAAACCCGGCGTGGACGCAGTGGCGCCTGCTCGGCACCAAGACCATCATCGCGACCATGCATGGCCGCAAAATGCCGGCCGAATGGCTGCCGCCGCCGAACGACTTCCTGCACGACGACACGTGGGAGCCTCGCGACGTGTGGGTCCTCGAAGGGCGCTCGCGACTGCCGGGGTACGCGTTCGGGAGCCGCGTCATCTACGTCGACCGCGAGTCGTTCATCATCCCGTACACCGAGATCTTCGACCTTCAGGGCAGGCTGTGGAAGGGCTTGGTCCAGGACTGGGTCTACCGGGACAAGGTGCGTCCGGAATCAAAATACAGCGTCCCGTACAAGCGCATCTTGCTCTCCGGAGTCGAGTTGTTCGATATGCAGCTCAATCACGCGACGCGTTGCCAATTCCCCGATGCATCGTTCAAGAACGAAGACGGCTGGTACATGAACGTCGGCGACCAGGAGGGCACCACCGAACAGGCTTTTGATGTCGCAAGTTTCATCGGGGAGGGGCGCTGA
- a CDS encoding nitronate monooxygenase family protein, whose product MLKTRFTEMFGVEHPIAQGGMQWVGRAELVAAVANAGALGFLTALTQPSPEALVAEIRRTRELTDKPFGVNLTILPAIKPPPYAEYRHAIIDSGIKIVETAGYKPQEHVDELKKHGIKIIHKCTAVRHALSAERMGVDAISIDGFECAGHPGEDDIPGLILIPAAADKVKVPMLASGGFGDGRGLVAALALGADGINMGTRFCATREAPIHDTVKQQMVANDERATDLIFRTMHNTARVARNSVSQQVVALERQGAKFDDVRELVAGSRGRKVYEVGDPEMGIWSAGLIQGLIHDVPTVEELVHRIVREAEEIIRARLGSMMAALA is encoded by the coding sequence ATGCTGAAGACCCGTTTCACCGAGATGTTCGGCGTGGAGCATCCGATCGCACAGGGAGGAATGCAGTGGGTAGGCCGCGCCGAGCTGGTCGCGGCAGTCGCCAATGCCGGAGCCCTCGGCTTCCTCACGGCCTTGACCCAGCCGAGCCCGGAAGCGCTCGTCGCCGAGATCCGGCGCACGCGCGAACTGACCGACAAGCCTTTCGGCGTGAACCTGACGATCCTTCCGGCGATCAAGCCGCCGCCGTATGCCGAGTATCGCCACGCGATCATCGACAGCGGCATCAAGATCGTCGAGACCGCAGGCTACAAGCCGCAGGAGCACGTCGACGAGCTGAAGAAGCACGGCATCAAGATCATTCACAAGTGCACGGCGGTGCGCCATGCGCTGTCGGCCGAGAGAATGGGAGTCGACGCAATCTCGATCGACGGATTCGAGTGCGCGGGTCATCCGGGCGAGGATGACATTCCCGGGCTCATCCTGATTCCTGCGGCCGCCGACAAGGTGAAGGTGCCGATGCTCGCTTCGGGAGGCTTCGGCGACGGACGCGGGCTCGTCGCCGCGCTCGCGCTCGGCGCCGACGGAATCAACATGGGCACGAGGTTCTGCGCGACGCGCGAGGCGCCGATCCACGACACCGTCAAGCAGCAGATGGTCGCCAACGACGAGAGGGCGACCGACCTGATCTTCCGCACGATGCACAACACCGCACGCGTGGCCAGGAACAGCGTGAGCCAGCAGGTCGTCGCGCTGGAGCGACAGGGAGCGAAGTTCGACGACGTCCGCGAGCTGGTGGCCGGTTCGCGCGGGCGCAAGGTCTACGAAGTCGGCGATCCGGAGATGGGCATCTGGTCGGCCGGGCTGATCCAGGGCCTGATCCACGACGTGCCTACGGTCGAGGAGCTCGTCCACCGCATCGTGCGCGAGGCCGAGGAGATCATCCGCGCGCGGCTCGGGTCGATGATGGCGGCGCTCGCGTAG
- a CDS encoding histone deacetylase, which yields MKIGVFHHPGFAAPIGQHVMPIDKFARVAEALRGQARCEILEPAPLSPHQLLRVHSHEYVDAIRSGEPRPLAESQKFPWSSALYDSVLLTGGGLLAAAALALDRGVAGALASGFHHAHADHGEGFCTFNSLVVAAEALRAGDEVGGRRMRRIDRIAVLDLDLHYGNGTASLARSRPWLFNLSIYGNDYDANTAWRDVSTKRHEDGANHRSIALAAGAGRRELLEAMEAGFALLAKWGRPDLLLYQAGADPYREDPYSPLDLDHDDLLARDRRAFEYAKSNAIPVAWVLAGGYTADVSKVVRVHTNTFVAAGEVFP from the coding sequence ATGAAGATCGGCGTTTTTCACCATCCCGGCTTCGCGGCGCCGATCGGACAGCACGTGATGCCGATCGACAAGTTCGCGCGCGTCGCCGAAGCGCTGCGCGGACAGGCGCGCTGCGAGATCCTCGAGCCGGCGCCGCTGTCGCCGCACCAGCTCCTGCGCGTCCACAGCCACGAGTACGTCGATGCGATCCGCAGCGGAGAGCCGAGGCCACTGGCCGAGTCGCAGAAGTTCCCGTGGTCGTCCGCGCTGTACGACTCCGTGCTGCTGACCGGCGGCGGACTCCTGGCCGCGGCGGCGCTCGCGCTCGATCGCGGCGTTGCCGGCGCCCTGGCCAGCGGCTTTCACCACGCCCACGCCGATCACGGCGAAGGCTTCTGCACGTTCAATTCGCTGGTCGTCGCGGCCGAGGCCCTGAGGGCCGGCGACGAAGTCGGAGGCCGCCGGATGCGGCGCATCGACAGGATCGCGGTGCTCGATCTCGACCTGCACTACGGCAACGGCACCGCGTCCCTGGCGCGATCGCGTCCATGGCTCTTCAACCTGTCGATCTACGGCAACGACTACGATGCGAACACTGCGTGGCGCGACGTTTCCACGAAGCGCCACGAAGACGGAGCCAACCATCGCTCGATCGCGCTTGCCGCCGGCGCGGGGCGCCGCGAGCTGCTCGAAGCGATGGAGGCAGGTTTTGCGCTGCTCGCGAAGTGGGGCCGGCCGGACCTGCTCCTGTATCAGGCCGGCGCCGATCCTTACCGCGAAGACCCGTATTCTCCACTGGATCTCGATCACGACGACCTTCTCGCGCGTGATCGCCGTGCGTTCGAGTATGCGAAAAGCAACGCGATTCCCGTCGCGTGGGTGCTGGCCGGCGGTTACACGGCCGACGTTTCCAAGGTCGTGCGCGTGCACACGAACACCTTTGTCGCCGCCGGCGAGGTGTTCCCGTGA
- a CDS encoding aminotransferase, with protein sequence MDAATLSELRRKDAAFLIHPFTDHEELHRDGTHVIQSAQGCHVIDESGRRLLDGLAGLWCVNVGYGRREIADAVHRQILELSYYPSFFNSTTEPAILLAEKLASLAPRGIGRVFFSNSGSEANETALKLIRAWHHACGTPEKSKILSRSFSYHGVCLATTSMTGLASCRDPFDLPLTGFLEVPAPYAYGAGSSLSHEEYAAWCLEETARIIEREGAGSIAALFAEPVQGAGGVIVSPPGHLRALRELCRRHDILFVADEVITAFGRLGAWFASTLWDLEPDLVTMAKGITSGYVPLAATAVCDRIADTLSQAGYLAHGFTYSGHPVAAAAALANIEILEREKLVERVRDDVGPYFQDKLASLAAHPAVAEVRGFGLIGAIELVRPPAQNTPAALGIRAAAIARSQGIIVRGIRDLVALAPPLVIARDEIDFLFAALQCTLDRLATGESAG encoded by the coding sequence GTGGACGCTGCGACCCTTTCGGAGCTGCGACGCAAGGACGCGGCCTTCCTGATCCATCCGTTCACGGATCATGAAGAGCTTCACCGCGACGGCACCCATGTGATCCAGTCCGCGCAGGGCTGCCACGTCATCGACGAGAGCGGGCGGCGCCTTCTCGACGGACTGGCCGGCCTTTGGTGCGTGAACGTCGGCTACGGGCGCCGCGAGATCGCGGATGCCGTTCACCGCCAGATCCTCGAGCTTTCGTACTACCCGTCGTTCTTCAACTCGACGACGGAGCCGGCGATCCTTCTCGCCGAGAAACTGGCGTCGCTGGCACCGCGCGGGATCGGGCGCGTGTTCTTTTCGAACTCCGGATCGGAAGCCAACGAGACGGCGCTCAAGCTCATCCGGGCCTGGCATCACGCGTGCGGCACGCCGGAGAAGTCGAAGATCCTGTCGCGCAGCTTTTCCTATCACGGGGTCTGCCTCGCGACGACGAGCATGACCGGCCTGGCGAGCTGCCGCGATCCTTTCGATCTGCCGCTGACGGGATTCCTCGAAGTGCCGGCACCGTACGCGTACGGCGCCGGATCGTCGCTTTCGCACGAAGAGTACGCGGCGTGGTGCCTCGAGGAGACAGCACGCATCATCGAGCGCGAAGGCGCCGGGAGCATCGCGGCGCTGTTCGCCGAGCCGGTGCAGGGAGCCGGAGGCGTCATCGTCTCGCCGCCCGGTCACTTGCGCGCGCTTCGCGAGCTGTGCCGCCGGCACGACATTCTTTTCGTCGCCGACGAAGTGATTACCGCGTTCGGTCGCCTCGGTGCATGGTTCGCGTCCACGCTGTGGGACCTCGAGCCGGACCTCGTGACGATGGCCAAGGGGATTACCAGCGGCTACGTGCCGCTGGCCGCGACTGCCGTCTGCGACCGCATCGCCGATACGCTTTCGCAGGCGGGCTATCTCGCGCACGGATTCACCTACAGCGGCCACCCCGTCGCCGCAGCCGCCGCGCTCGCGAACATCGAGATCCTCGAGCGCGAAAAACTGGTCGAGCGAGTTCGCGACGACGTCGGGCCTTACTTCCAGGACAAGCTCGCATCGCTCGCGGCACATCCGGCAGTCGCGGAGGTGCGCGGGTTCGGCCTGATCGGCGCGATCGAGCTCGTGCGGCCGCCCGCGCAGAATACACCGGCGGCGCTCGGTATCCGGGCGGCGGCGATCGCGCGCTCGCAAGGCATCATCGTCCGCGGCATCCGCGATCTCGTCGCGCTGGCACCACCGCTGGTGATCGCGCGCGACGAAATCGATTTCCTGTTCGCCGCTCTGCAATGCACCCTCGATCGCCTCGCGACCGGCGAGAGCGCGGGATGA
- a CDS encoding acyl-CoA thioesterase domain-containing protein, with protein sequence MNEPGDNLATLFELAPGSANDYVGQGLQYPWGGLYGGHIVAQALRAAAHSTADGLLPHSLRAYFIRRGNNAEPVRYEVDRIRDGRSFATRRVVASQHGEAILNLEASFHRTEDSPDIQTLSFPAAHAMPASIASDTWSSLFDRRYVPETLLPATATGGIGRVAAWMRATGDFGGDELLHRCALAYLSDDLPCEAVIRAWPDARRYLESTGTHPFNASLDHAVWFHRTVRADRWHLHDVSCHNFAGGRGLAIGHVFDEDGLHVATVAQEALVRLPP encoded by the coding sequence ATGAATGAGCCCGGCGACAATCTCGCGACCTTGTTCGAGCTGGCACCCGGCAGCGCCAACGATTACGTCGGGCAGGGTCTCCAGTACCCGTGGGGCGGCCTTTATGGAGGCCACATCGTCGCGCAGGCCCTGCGCGCCGCTGCCCACAGCACGGCCGACGGGCTGCTTCCGCATTCGCTCCGCGCCTATTTCATCCGTCGCGGCAACAATGCCGAGCCGGTGCGCTACGAGGTCGACCGCATCCGCGACGGACGCAGCTTTGCGACTCGCCGCGTCGTCGCGAGCCAGCACGGCGAAGCGATCCTCAACCTCGAAGCATCGTTTCATCGCACCGAAGACAGCCCCGACATCCAGACGCTGTCGTTTCCGGCCGCCCACGCGATGCCCGCTTCGATTGCGAGCGATACGTGGAGCTCGCTCTTCGACAGGCGCTATGTTCCCGAAACGCTGCTTCCGGCGACCGCGACGGGAGGAATCGGCCGCGTTGCCGCATGGATGCGCGCCACCGGCGATTTTGGTGGCGACGAGCTGCTGCACCGCTGCGCGCTGGCCTACCTCTCCGACGACCTTCCGTGCGAGGCCGTGATCCGCGCGTGGCCCGATGCCAGGCGCTACCTCGAGAGCACCGGCACCCACCCGTTCAACGCGAGCCTGGACCACGCAGTCTGGTTCCACCGCACGGTTCGCGCCGACCGCTGGCACCTCCATGACGTGTCCTGCCACAATTTCGCGGGAGGCCGCGGGCTGGCCATCGGGCACGTGTTCGACGAGGACGGACTCCACGTCGCAACCGTCGCCCAGGAAGCGCTGGTCCGTTTGCCTCCCTGA
- a CDS encoding dockerin type I domain-containing protein, producing the protein MPPSRSIRLALPFALALATACPAAAATQVIDFDDADAPFAFSDTNALRDKYAALGVTFTAPGDNGVAILDDASAPGVSGFSAPNFLAFNKQGTLADGGAPVLPETLLFDPPVAHVAIEVGDYQLSTISIEAFDAGDQSLGTDSVQASDQMQPLAIDASGIVRVVVTSDGVQGILDDLEFGSAAALCGDANGDGHVTASDALAALKTAVGSADCPVDRCDFNGDGHVLAADALAILKTAVGQDTTPSCPAA; encoded by the coding sequence ATGCCGCCAAGCCGCTCGATACGCCTCGCGCTCCCGTTCGCCCTGGCCTTGGCCACCGCCTGTCCTGCGGCGGCCGCGACGCAGGTGATCGACTTCGACGATGCGGATGCGCCGTTCGCGTTTTCGGATACGAATGCGCTGCGCGACAAGTACGCCGCCCTCGGAGTCACGTTCACGGCGCCCGGAGACAACGGCGTCGCGATTCTCGACGACGCTTCGGCGCCGGGCGTGTCGGGTTTCAGCGCGCCGAATTTCCTCGCGTTCAACAAGCAGGGAACCCTCGCCGACGGCGGAGCGCCCGTGCTTCCGGAAACTCTTCTTTTCGACCCGCCGGTTGCTCACGTCGCCATCGAGGTCGGCGACTACCAGCTCTCGACGATTTCGATCGAGGCGTTCGACGCGGGAGACCAGTCCCTCGGCACGGATTCCGTCCAGGCGAGCGACCAGATGCAGCCGCTCGCGATCGACGCGTCCGGCATCGTGCGCGTCGTCGTCACGAGCGACGGAGTGCAGGGCATACTCGACGACCTCGAATTCGGTTCTGCGGCTGCACTCTGCGGCGATGCCAACGGCGACGGCCACGTCACTGCGAGCGATGCACTGGCCGCTCTCAAAACTGCCGTCGGATCGGCCGACTGTCCCGTCGATCGCTGCGATTTCAACGGGGACGGCCACGTGCTCGCGGCCGATGCGCTGGCGATCCTGAAGACGGCCGTGGGGCAGGATACGACGCCGTCGTGTCCTGCCGCCTGA